Within the Natranaeroarchaeum sulfidigenes genome, the region CGCGGTCAGCCACGGCGATCACCGACAGGAGTCATACGCCGTGGTTGGTCGTCGGGACACTAAGACCCATCGGGGTATCAACCTGTAGTCCCAGACTCGTTCGGTGCTCAAACAGGACGGAGACGTCACCGCCACGTGCCGGGATTTCACTTCCGATACGGGGGCCGGAAGTTTATATACGATCCCGGCCTACCTTCGAGTGTCTCCCATCGGAAAACAAAGCGGAGACGAGAGAAACCATGACGGACCTTCGCACACACGCGGAAGACATACACGAACAGTTTTCGGACCACTTGGAGGTTGACGTCGACGACGTCGAGTCGCGACTCTCGAATCTCGTCGACGAGTACAAAGTGCCGGTCGACGAGGCACGCCGGAGCGTCACCAACCACTACCTCGACGAGGCAGGATTAGAGCGCGACGCGCTCGGCGGCGCTGGCGGCGGGAGCGATCTGGTGGAACTGTCCGACATCAACGAGGCCGAACAGTGGGTCACGGTCGAGGCGACAGTCGTCGACCTGTGGGAGCCCCGCAGCGACGCCGTCGGACAGGTCGGCCTGCTCGGCGACGAGAGCGGGACGATCAAGTTCACCAAGTGGGCCAAATCGGAGCTCGACGAGCTCGAATCCGGCCAGTCATACCGGCTCGGCAACGTCGTCACCGACGAGTATCAGGGCCAGTACTCGGTGAAGCTAAATCGTACGACCACGATCGAGGAACTCGACGAGGAGATCGAGGTCGGCGACGACGCCGAGACTGTCGAGGGCGCACTGGTCGACATCCAGAGCGGTAGCGGCCTCATCAAGCGCTGTCCCGAGGAGGACTGTACGCGCGTTCTCCAGAACGGCCGCTGTTCCGAACACGGCGAGGTCGAGGGCGAGTTCGACCTGCGGATCAAAGGTGTGATCGACGACGGTCACGACGCCCACGAGGTCATCTTCGACAAGGAAGCGACCGAAGCGGTGGCCGACATCACCCTGGAGGCGGCAAAGGACATGGCGATGGACGCGCTCGATACGACGGTCGTCGCCGACGAGATCTCCGGCAAACTGCTGGGCAAGTACTACCGGGTCGAGGGGCCGGTCTTCGGCCGGTACGTTCTGGCTGACGTGGTCGAAGAACTCGGAGCACCAGAGGATACTGAAGAGATGCTGATCAAAGCGAGGTCGATCTGATATGAGCGACGCACCTACCCGCGAGGTCGCACGCCGCGTCTTCGCCAGCGAGTTCAACGATGCAGGCTTCACGTTCAAAGAATCCGATGACGAGCGCGCGCCGGTGTATGCGCTCCTTCCAACCGGGGAACGCGCGAACCGCGTGTTCTTCGTTGGCACGCTGACAGAAAAGGAAGACGTCGGCGAGGACAACGAGTACTGGCGCGGCCGGATCGTCGATCCGACCGGGACCTTCTTCGTCTACGCCGGGCAGTACCAGCCCGACGCCGCCTCGATGCTTCGGGATCTGGAACCGCCGGAGTACGTCGCGGTAGTCGGTAAGCCGCGAACGTACGAGACCGACGACGGCGAGGTCAACGTGTCGGTCCGGCCGGAATCGATCACGGTGGTGGAGGACGGCATCCGCGACCGCTGGGTCGTCGAAACGGCCGACCGAACGCTCGACCGGATCGATTCGTTCGATCCCGACACCGACGAGTACGCGGCGATGGCGGACGAGGAGTACGAACTCCCGCTGGAGAACTACCGCCGCGACGTCGTGACGGCGCTGGAGGATCTCGAAGAACAGGCCGCACCAAACGCGGACTGACCCGGGACACGGGCTGACTGGCCACGCGACCCGACATCCCGCGCGGACCGACTCGCGCGACCGATTTTTGCGGTCGGGAGTGAGACGTTTATACCGATAGCGCCGCTACTCCCGGTGACGTGATCCCCGGCATCGACGAATACGACGTGGACGTGAGCGTCGAGGAAGCCGCGATCGAGTCACTGCTCGACGTCGGGCCTGCGGACGTCGAACCAGCCCCAGAACTCTCCTTCGCGAGAAACGTCTTCGTCCCGCTGACGACGGCCTGCCGGTACACCTGCACCTACTGTACGTACTTCGACCCGCCGGGCGAGGCATCGCTGCTCTCGCCCGAAGAAGTCCGGGGAATCCTGCAGACCGGCGTCGACGCTGGCTGTACGGAGGCGCTGTTTACGTTCGGCGACGATCCGGATGACCGCTACACGGCGATCCACGACCAGCTCGCTGAGTGGGGCCACAGATCGATCCACGAGTACCTGCGTGAGGTCTGTGAGATCGCACTGGACGAAGGAATTCTCCCACACAGCAACCCCGGCGATCAGACCTACGAGCAGATGCAGACCGTTGCGGACGTCAACGCGAGCATGGGAGTGATGCTGGAGACGACTGCGGACGTCGACGTTCACGCTGGCTCGCGCCGGAAGACGCCGGGCCAGCGGTTGAATACGATTGCGAATGCGGGCAAGCTCTCGGTCCCCTTTACCACCGGGGTTCTGGTGGGGATCGGCGAGGACTGGCGCGACCGGGCAGAGAGCCTGCTTGCGATCCGCGAGTTACACGACCGCTACGATCATATTCAGGAAGTGATCGTGCAGCCAGTTGCGGAAAACGAGCGCTGGCAGGACGGTACGCCGGATCGGGACACGATGCGGCGCGTAGTGGCGATGGCCCGGCACGCGCTCCCCGAGGAGGTGTCGGTCCAGGTGCCGCCGAACCTGGCCGACGCTCGTGAACTCGTCGACTGCGGGATCGACGATCTGGGTGGTGTTTCGCCGATCACCGACGACCACATCAATCCCGACTACGCGTGGCCAGCGCTGAACGAACTGGAAACAGTAGCGGACCACGCTGGGGTCCCTCTCCGCGAGCGTCTGCCGGTGTACGAACGGTTCCTGCCCGCCGAGTTGCGCTCATCCGGGTTCGAGGGTCGTGTCGCCGAAGGCGACGACTGGCTCTCCGGGCGGATCGTGGACGCCCTCGCCGAGCAATCAGTGGCGGGCGAGCGGTATCGTGCCGTCCTCGCGGGCGACTAATCGTCGGCAGCAGGTGGTTGCTCTGGTACCCCA harbors:
- a CDS encoding replication factor A (Replication protein A protects and stabilize the intermediate ssDNA that is generated by the unwinding action of a DNA helicase at the replication fork. In addition, SSBs prevent the formation of secondary structures by single-stranded template DNA.); the protein is MTDLRTHAEDIHEQFSDHLEVDVDDVESRLSNLVDEYKVPVDEARRSVTNHYLDEAGLERDALGGAGGGSDLVELSDINEAEQWVTVEATVVDLWEPRSDAVGQVGLLGDESGTIKFTKWAKSELDELESGQSYRLGNVVTDEYQGQYSVKLNRTTTIEELDEEIEVGDDAETVEGALVDIQSGSGLIKRCPEEDCTRVLQNGRCSEHGEVEGEFDLRIKGVIDDGHDAHEVIFDKEATEAVADITLEAAKDMAMDALDTTVVADEISGKLLGKYYRVEGPVFGRYVLADVVEELGAPEDTEEMLIKARSI
- a CDS encoding RPA family protein — protein: MSDAPTREVARRVFASEFNDAGFTFKESDDERAPVYALLPTGERANRVFFVGTLTEKEDVGEDNEYWRGRIVDPTGTFFVYAGQYQPDAASMLRDLEPPEYVAVVGKPRTYETDDGEVNVSVRPESITVVEDGIRDRWVVETADRTLDRIDSFDPDTDEYAAMADEEYELPLENYRRDVVTALEDLEEQAAPNAD
- the cofG gene encoding 7,8-didemethyl-8-hydroxy-5-deazariboflavin synthase subunit CofG, encoding MIPGIDEYDVDVSVEEAAIESLLDVGPADVEPAPELSFARNVFVPLTTACRYTCTYCTYFDPPGEASLLSPEEVRGILQTGVDAGCTEALFTFGDDPDDRYTAIHDQLAEWGHRSIHEYLREVCEIALDEGILPHSNPGDQTYEQMQTVADVNASMGVMLETTADVDVHAGSRRKTPGQRLNTIANAGKLSVPFTTGVLVGIGEDWRDRAESLLAIRELHDRYDHIQEVIVQPVAENERWQDGTPDRDTMRRVVAMARHALPEEVSVQVPPNLADARELVDCGIDDLGGVSPITDDHINPDYAWPALNELETVADHAGVPLRERLPVYERFLPAELRSSGFEGRVAEGDDWLSGRIVDALAEQSVAGERYRAVLAGD